The window GCGGAAGAAGAGGTCGTCGCGGAACTCGCCGTCGCGGACCGCCTTCTCCAGGTCGCGGTTCGTGGCGCAGATGAGCCGGAAGTTCACGTCGATCTCGCCGCTGCCGCCGAGGCGGGTGATCTTGCGGTCCTCCAGGGCCCGCAGCAGCTCGACCTGCACCTTGGGCGAGACCTCGCCCACCTCGTCGAGGAAGAGGGTGCCGCCGTCGGCCAGTTCGATCTTGCCCTTGCGCCGCGCGGTGGCGCCGGTGAAGGCGCCCTTCTCGTGACCGAAGAGCTCGCTCTCGAGCAGGCTCTCGCTGAGGGCGCCGCAGTTCACCGCCACGATGTTGCCGAAGCCGCGCTGGCTGCGCGTGTGGATGTGGCGTGCGACGAGCTCCTTGCCCGTGCCCGATTCGCCGCGGATGAGCACCGAGGTGTCGGTGGGCGCCACCATGTCGGCCAGCTCGAGCACGCGGGCCATCTCGGGGCTCGTCCCCGTGACGATCTCCGGTCCGGACAGGGACAGCTGCTCGCGCAGGTCGGCGTTCTCCCGCGTCAGCGAGACCTTCTCGCAGGCCTTGGCCACGATGCGGGACAGCTCCTCCGGGTCGAAGGGCTTCACCAGGTAGTCGTAGGCCCCTTCCTTGAGGGCGTCGACCGCGGTGTCGACCGAGGCGTAGGCCGTCACGAGGATGATGGCCACGTCCGGGTCCTTCTCGTGCACGCGGCGCTGCAGCTCGAGGCCGTCCATACTGGGCATCTTGATGTCCGACACGATGACGTCGAAGCGGTGCCGACCAAGCAGGCCGAGGGCCTCCTTGCCGCTCGAGGCCGCCTCGACGTCGTAGCCGTCCTCGGTGAACCAGTGGCTCAGCGATTCGCGGACGTGCAGCTCGTCGTCGACGATCAGCAGGCGGGGACTGGTCTTGGTCTTCATCGGACCTCCTCCTCTTCCTTCGCGGCATGGGGCTTCAGGGGCAGCCAGATGGTGAAGCGGCAGCCCTGGCCGGGTGCGGTGTCCAGGTCGATGCGCCCGCCGTGCCCCTTGACGATGCCGTACACCACCGACAGGCCGAGGCCCACGCCTCCGCCCTCCTCCTTGGTCGTGTAGAAGGGCTCGAAGGCGTGGCGGGCGACGTCGGCGACCATGCCGGGACCGTTGTCGGCGACGATGATCTCGGCGCCGGCGGTGGCCGGGCGGGTCGTCACCTCGAGGCGCCCGCCCTCGCGCATGGCCTGGGCGGCGTTGATGAACAGCGCCATGAGCAGCTGCTGGATCTTGTTGCGGTCGACGAGCGCCGGAGGCACGGCGGGGTCGAGGTTCATGACCGTCTCGACGGCGTTCAGCTCGAACTGGTGGTTGACGAGGAAGAGCGACTTCTCCACCACGTCGTTCAGGTCGGTGGCCGTGATCTCGCCGCTGCCGCGATGGGCGAAGGTGAGCAGCTGGGCGACGATCTCGCCGCAGCGCGTGGCCTCCGAGCTGATCGACTCGAGGTAGCCCAGGTTCTTGCGGCACTCCTCGCTCATCTCGGGCTTGTCGATGCGGCGCAGCAGGATCTTGGCGTAGGTGACGACGCTGGCCAGCGGGTTGTTGATCTCGTGGGCCACCACCGCGGCCAGCTTGCCCAGCGAGGCCATCTTCTCCACCTGCACCATCTGGTCCTGGGCCCGCACCAGCTCGTCGGTCTTGGCGGCCACGCGCTGCTCGAGGGTGCGTCCCCACTCGAGCAGCTCGGAGCGCGCGTCCTTCAGGTCGAGGGCCAGCGTGTTGAAGGCGCGGTCGAGGGCGCCGATCTCGTCGGCCGACTCGTCGTCGATGCGCACGGTGAGATCGCCGGCGGCCAGCTTGCGCGTCTGCGCGGTGAGGTGAGCCACCCGGCGGTACACGATCTCGCGCCCGGTCAGGTAGATCACGATCACGCCGAGCACGACGCCGACCAGGCCGGCCAGGCCCATGCCGGCCATGTTCCGCTCGCGCGCCTGGTGGAAGGCCTCGAGATCGAGGTCGATGTCCATGACGCCGAGCAGGGCGTTCGGACCCTCGGTGGTGTGGCACTCGGTGGTCGAGCAGGTGGGGCGGTTCAGCAGCACGTGGCTCACGGCCAGGGTCTGCTCGCCGGCGGCCTCGACCACGCGCGCCCGCTCCTCCGGCGGCAGGTTCGGCGGCGGCGGCGACTCGCGGTGGCAGATGAGGCAGCGGTCCTGCCGCAGGTCGAGGGTCACGCCGATCTCGTCGTGGTCGGTCGAGTAGGCGATCTGGCCGCCCTTGGTGTAGATGCGGATGAGCTTCACGTCGCGGTGGGCGGCGAAGTCGTCGATGGTGCTCTGGATCCTGTCGCGCGCGTTCACCTTCATCGAGGCCTGCAGCACCGCGTCGGCCGTCTCGGCCAGCTCGAGCGCATTCTGGCGCACGATGTCGATGGTGGCCTCTTCCTGCAGCTTCACGTTGATGAGGGTGGTGACCAGGAACACGGCCGCCAGCAGCACCGACGTGATGATCGTCATCTTGCCCGCCACGCTCAGCTTCACGTCCGACCTCCCGGTCGGGGCGCCGGATCACGCGACCCGGCGCCCTTGGTCTCGCGGCCCTACTGCGTCAGTTCCACGTACGGATCCTTCGGTCGGGCCCGCTGGCCCAGCGGACCTTCGGGGAAGACCGGCAGATACTTCACGGCCATGGAGAAGGCGAACACGCCGATGGCGACCATGCCCATGGAGATGACGAACTCCATCCAGTGGGGCCGGTAGTCGGCGCCCGTGCCGAGCTGGAAGGCGGTCACCGCCGTGTTCATGCGGTTGAACAT is drawn from bacterium and contains these coding sequences:
- a CDS encoding HAMP domain-containing protein; its protein translation is MKLSVAGKMTIITSVLLAAVFLVTTLINVKLQEEATIDIVRQNALELAETADAVLQASMKVNARDRIQSTIDDFAAHRDVKLIRIYTKGGQIAYSTDHDEIGVTLDLRQDRCLICHRESPPPPNLPPEERARVVEAAGEQTLAVSHVLLNRPTCSTTECHTTEGPNALLGVMDIDLDLEAFHQARERNMAGMGLAGLVGVVLGVIVIYLTGREIVYRRVAHLTAQTRKLAAGDLTVRIDDESADEIGALDRAFNTLALDLKDARSELLEWGRTLEQRVAAKTDELVRAQDQMVQVEKMASLGKLAAVVAHEINNPLASVVTYAKILLRRIDKPEMSEECRKNLGYLESISSEATRCGEIVAQLLTFAHRGSGEITATDLNDVVEKSLFLVNHQFELNAVETVMNLDPAVPPALVDRNKIQQLLMALFINAAQAMREGGRLEVTTRPATAGAEIIVADNGPGMVADVARHAFEPFYTTKEEGGGVGLGLSVVYGIVKGHGGRIDLDTAPGQGCRFTIWLPLKPHAAKEEEEVR
- a CDS encoding sigma-54-dependent Fis family transcriptional regulator; its protein translation is MKTKTSPRLLIVDDELHVRESLSHWFTEDGYDVEAASSGKEALGLLGRHRFDVIVSDIKMPSMDGLELQRRVHEKDPDVAIILVTAYASVDTAVDALKEGAYDYLVKPFDPEELSRIVAKACEKVSLTRENADLREQLSLSGPEIVTGTSPEMARVLELADMVAPTDTSVLIRGESGTGKELVARHIHTRSQRGFGNIVAVNCGALSESLLESELFGHEKGAFTGATARRKGKIELADGGTLFLDEVGEVSPKVQVELLRALEDRKITRLGGSGEIDVNFRLICATNRDLEKAVRDGEFRDDLFFRINVFTITIPPLRERTEDILPIAEHFLARYADAMGRNVRSFAPDVREFLVHYPWPGNVRELANAIERALVVCRGREIKREHLPLAGREVDQYAATDESLCAIEEQHIRRVLKHHQFNVTQAAKALGIDRVTLYNKMRKFGIERI